One window of Saprospiraceae bacterium genomic DNA carries:
- a CDS encoding (4Fe-4S)-binding protein — translation MEKKLEYSTNEITIIWKPDLCMHSGICVRMLPAVYHPKEKPWINATNADTEALVNQINCCPSGALSYRLNSNLESNKDI, via the coding sequence ATGGAGAAGAAACTTGAATATAGCACGAATGAAATTACGATTATTTGGAAACCGGATCTATGCATGCATTCAGGTATTTGTGTACGCATGTTACCGGCTGTTTATCATCCAAAAGAAAAGCCATGGATAAATGCAACGAATGCAGATACCGAAGCACTGGTAAATCAAATTAATTGTTGTCCAAGTGGCGCGTTGAGTTATCGATTGAACTCAAACCTTGAATCGAATAAAGACATTTAA
- a CDS encoding DinB family protein translates to MQRPQAHEHRDYFLRYIQLVPEGEIIQLTKANTEITFKQFMTFEGVQENYRYAPEKWTVKEMLLHIVDTERVMGYRALVAARGDDKSPLPSVDENLYAANADVSSRSLENILEEFKAVRESNLKFFESVSEEASKFIANGPVSARAIAYILLGHTMHHLNILNERYKALN, encoded by the coding sequence ATGCAAAGACCGCAAGCACATGAACACAGAGATTATTTTTTAAGATACATTCAACTCGTTCCTGAAGGAGAAATTATTCAATTAACTAAAGCAAATACTGAGATCACTTTCAAGCAATTTATGACATTTGAGGGAGTGCAGGAAAATTACCGCTATGCTCCGGAAAAGTGGACGGTGAAAGAAATGCTCTTACATATTGTTGATACCGAACGGGTGATGGGATATCGAGCCTTGGTTGCTGCACGTGGAGATGACAAGTCCCCATTACCCAGTGTGGATGAAAATTTGTATGCTGCAAATGCAGATGTAAGTTCAAGAAGCCTTGAAAATATTTTAGAAGAATTTAAAGCCGTCCGAGAAAGCAATTTGAAATTTTTTGAATCCGTATCTGAGGAGGCCAGCAAGTTTATAGCAAATGGTCCGGTTTCAGCAAGAGCAATTGCTTATATTTTATTGGGTCATACCATGCATCATTTAAATATTTTAAACGAACGCTACAAAGCTTTGAATTAA
- a CDS encoding GNAT family N-acetyltransferase → MLELNFYPFPELESERLIFRRILKRDAAAIHALRSDPQVMKYIDRPYTTSEKDGLELIKKIDDSLVLNEGISWGITLKPENELIGTIGFWRIDAENHRGEIGYMLAPKFQQQGYMKETFRTIIPFGFDGLKLHSIEANVNPENTASKTLLENHGFVQEAYFRENYFYNGQFLDSLIYCLLKEDFPSL, encoded by the coding sequence ATGCTTGAGCTCAATTTTTATCCCTTTCCTGAATTAGAATCTGAGCGATTGATTTTCAGGAGAATTTTGAAAAGAGATGCAGCAGCAATTCATGCACTGCGATCCGACCCACAAGTTATGAAATACATTGACAGACCGTATACAACAAGTGAAAAAGACGGATTGGAATTAATAAAAAAGATTGATGATTCCTTAGTACTAAATGAAGGCATTTCATGGGGAATAACTCTAAAACCAGAAAACGAACTAATAGGCACTATAGGCTTTTGGCGTATTGATGCTGAAAATCACCGAGGTGAAATTGGCTATATGCTTGCACCAAAGTTTCAGCAACAGGGATATATGAAAGAGACATTTCGGACAATTATTCCATTTGGTTTTGATGGGCTCAAACTGCATAGCATCGAAGCAAATGTCAATCCTGAAAATACTGCTTCAAAAACTTTATTGGAAAACCATGGATTTGTTCAGGAAGCGTATTTCAGAGAAAATTATTTTTATAACGGGCAGTTTTTAGATAGTTTAATATATTGTCTGTTGAAAGAGGATTTTCCCAGCCTTTAA
- a CDS encoding T9SS type A sorting domain-containing protein: MKKSDGTYDLICDSYEIRNGDLTGLIKITFINVDSTGKVLKKKDLNVSQPIGIVSGETYTIYRNNDKTFNISAHQYDVKLEKAVPWAFHVSPEFDTIYWIKRFYDYPEIKMENPQYLLNHMAYSPFDTSFVTSGDINEQGTQNSYGLLFKVTKNGDSLWTRKYLPAGFGTDRALWMNFYQVAISPHNTIIVCGRVSDVKDQVVKAWLLQLDKDGCLVPGCGEIVKNEDIQNGKEKAFKIYPNPVQDKFYLLSRISSNENYKLSIYNLQGQKIKQTNLKPELGLQCIYMIPDDLISGNYILSISDEKGSLLQEEKLIIQKQ, encoded by the coding sequence TTGAAAAAATCGGACGGAACATATGATCTTATATGTGATTCATATGAAATTCGAAATGGAGATCTTACGGGTTTAATAAAAATTACCTTTATTAATGTTGATAGTACTGGAAAAGTACTTAAAAAGAAAGATTTAAATGTCTCACAACCTATTGGCATAGTTTCCGGTGAAACTTATACTATTTATAGGAATAACGACAAAACTTTTAATATCAGCGCTCACCAATATGATGTAAAGCTAGAAAAAGCCGTTCCCTGGGCTTTTCATGTCAGTCCTGAGTTTGATACAATTTATTGGATAAAAAGATTTTACGATTATCCAGAAATTAAAATGGAAAATCCTCAATACTTACTTAACCACATGGCTTATTCACCTTTTGATACAAGCTTTGTAACCTCTGGGGATATAAATGAACAAGGAACTCAGAATTCGTACGGTTTGCTATTTAAGGTAACAAAGAACGGAGATAGTTTATGGACAAGAAAATATCTTCCTGCTGGATTTGGAACTGATAGAGCCTTATGGATGAACTTTTATCAGGTAGCCATTTCGCCTCATAATACCATTATCGTTTGCGGAAGAGTTTCAGATGTTAAGGATCAAGTTGTTAAAGCTTGGTTGCTTCAACTTGACAAGGATGGTTGTTTAGTTCCAGGCTGTGGTGAAATAGTAAAGAATGAAGACATTCAAAATGGCAAAGAAAAGGCTTTTAAAATTTATCCAAATCCAGTTCAGGATAAATTTTATCTTCTTAGTAGGATTTCATCCAATGAGAATTATAAACTATCAATTTACAATCTTCAAGGCCAGAAAATTAAGCAAACAAACCTAAAGCCAGAACTTGGTTTGCAATGCATATATATGATTCCAGATGACCTCATATCGGGAAATTATATACTTAGTATTTCGGATGAGAAAGGAAGCTTGTTGCAGGAAGAAAAATTGATTATTCAAAAGCAGTAG
- a CDS encoding T9SS type A sorting domain-containing protein, with protein MKQIFLYIILFGALQVQSQVFFSKVYTVSEDGTGLLNIWPNYLKAVFPTDTLIYAFGYSADTTYREIYGSAFFVFDLNGNLKEYYHIEDSERYNFFEPEGIHTWDGITFYTSFHNFSREVSILKFNRISKEQEVLEIRNSIIYNGHILQGNMIATLDGCLVTASGIAIDSTGYNYKTQVTKIDTTGKIKWQTIVGKEPGNAFSNYCFSTYTDSIGNIYAGIGFNDYSGVGRRGSYQSLLYKLDSEGNINKVYSTKLAKVGFNQIYDIAQDSKNWFYLSSDYNWNEQKYPYANRGYGVLQILDDNLNYQGYIDLNFDTFMTQAYIKSFEKIIRSNDNKGFIIGGQLGQTDSIITYIDSLNRFDTIRVSHYVLNFFKLNDDKQIEWVRYYRIRNGYDHGWLHDLKSFPGGGYIIGAQSFEGLAYENFKEPYYMPWLLRVDDDGCLVPGCGTVSNKELLDNRDNIFIYPNPATDYIVILHSGSEKTRYQIVSAEGKIIDDFYSFFEGEQIIVLVNNFKPGPYFVKAESKNEFSSKVFIKQ; from the coding sequence ATGAAACAAATATTCTTGTATATAATTTTATTTGGCGCCCTTCAAGTACAATCACAGGTGTTTTTTAGCAAAGTTTACACGGTGTCAGAAGATGGTACAGGGTTGTTAAATATTTGGCCTAATTACTTAAAAGCCGTTTTCCCAACTGACACACTCATTTATGCATTTGGCTATTCAGCAGATACAACATATAGAGAAATTTACGGAAGTGCTTTTTTCGTTTTTGACCTAAACGGTAATTTAAAAGAATACTACCATATAGAAGATTCAGAAAGATATAATTTTTTTGAACCAGAAGGAATTCATACTTGGGATGGTATAACATTCTACACTTCCTTTCATAATTTTTCTCGTGAAGTTTCAATTCTAAAATTTAACCGAATAAGTAAAGAGCAAGAAGTTTTGGAAATCAGGAACAGTATAATATACAATGGTCATATTTTGCAAGGCAATATGATAGCTACACTTGATGGCTGTTTAGTAACTGCTAGTGGTATAGCTATTGATTCGACAGGATACAATTATAAAACTCAAGTTACAAAAATTGACACTACTGGTAAAATTAAATGGCAAACCATTGTTGGAAAGGAACCAGGCAATGCGTTCAGTAATTATTGTTTTTCTACATATACTGATTCCATAGGAAATATTTATGCAGGTATTGGATTTAATGACTATTCAGGCGTTGGAAGGAGAGGAAGCTATCAAAGCTTGCTTTATAAATTAGATTCAGAGGGAAATATTAATAAAGTGTATAGTACTAAGTTAGCCAAAGTTGGATTTAATCAAATATATGATATAGCCCAAGATTCAAAAAATTGGTTTTATCTTTCATCAGACTATAATTGGAATGAACAGAAATATCCTTATGCTAATAGGGGATATGGTGTACTACAAATATTGGACGATAATCTTAACTATCAAGGTTATATTGATTTGAACTTTGATACATTTATGACCCAAGCTTATATTAAAAGTTTTGAAAAAATCATCAGATCAAATGATAATAAAGGTTTTATAATTGGTGGTCAATTAGGGCAGACAGATTCAATAATAACTTATATTGATTCTTTGAATCGTTTTGATACAATTCGGGTAAGCCATTATGTTCTTAACTTTTTTAAGCTCAATGATGATAAGCAAATTGAATGGGTCAGATATTATAGAATTAGAAATGGATATGATCATGGATGGTTACACGATCTTAAATCTTTCCCAGGTGGAGGTTATATTATCGGAGCTCAATCTTTCGAAGGGCTGGCATATGAAAATTTTAAAGAGCCATATTACATGCCCTGGCTTCTAAGAGTCGACGATGATGGATGTTTAGTCCCTGGATGCGGAACGGTTAGCAATAAAGAATTACTGGACAATAGAGACAATATATTCATCTACCCGAATCCCGCAACCGATTACATTGTAATCCTTCATTCTGGTTCTGAAAAAACTCGCTATCAAATTGTATCTGCTGAAGGAAAAATTATTGATGATTTTTATTCATTTTTTGAAGGCGAGCAGATAATTGTTCTGGTTAATAATTTTAAACCGGGGCCTTACTTTGTTAAAGCTGAAAGTAAAAACGAATTTAGTTCAAAGGTTTTTATAAAGCAATAG
- a CDS encoding HD domain-containing protein: MNISKLKNYLTAKLKSELPKNLSYHGLHHTMEVLDVCNQYIKRLNINAQDAYLLRTAALIHDIGIMWTYNGHEEESVRYSKEILPSFGYSKSDLIKIERMILATQIPQKPKNILEKIICDADLDYLGTKNFYKTGETLFKEFIAYKVIANEKEWDALQIRFLTNHHYHTDFAIKNREPKKQAFLMELKSKWNIAE; this comes from the coding sequence ATGAACATCAGTAAACTAAAAAATTATCTGACAGCTAAACTCAAATCTGAATTGCCAAAGAATCTTAGCTACCATGGTTTACATCATACGATGGAAGTGCTGGATGTTTGCAATCAATACATCAAGAGATTGAACATAAATGCGCAAGATGCATATCTCCTCCGCACAGCTGCCCTCATTCACGATATTGGGATTATGTGGACATACAATGGACATGAAGAAGAATCGGTACGTTACTCAAAAGAAATTTTACCCTCATTTGGATATTCTAAATCAGATCTAATAAAAATTGAGCGAATGATATTAGCTACTCAGATACCTCAAAAACCTAAAAACATCTTGGAAAAAATAATTTGCGATGCGGATCTTGATTATTTAGGTACCAAAAACTTTTATAAAACAGGGGAAACGCTATTCAAAGAATTTATAGCTTATAAGGTAATTGCAAATGAAAAGGAATGGGATGCACTTCAGATTCGTTTTCTTACAAACCATCACTATCATACCGATTTTGCAATAAAAAACAGAGAACCCAAAAAACAAGCTTTTTTAATGGAATTAAAATCAAAGTGGAATATTGCTGAATAA
- a CDS encoding DUF2236 domain-containing protein yields MATSKWTDELLDRMRHQGDPLADRAAKLLWENRNSKEILEELRIISRNHNVNNLKNVKPLLDYFQETEDVKVSTEEIEAFRVSAKLFNNYGFRFCGLLFFKALPTGYMCPKPGHVLESTKLLVNYAARRVMETAQFVFAVNNANWYQSGNPGLESIQRVRLMHAGMRMALLNDSRPDKKWNMELGVPINQEDLCLTNHLFSLAMIDGLDQMGVHLTYDERNAIFITWQRIGQSMGISPELYSNNMEDGMDQFKTILKRQSAAENPDGPILTKALLESMNELLRTNISLERLEDLTIYFLNDKRSWRSLGMHKPTIFDRIFDAVVHFLTSLKIWQWIFNHNNSSIKGGWFTRIINYFLAKRFNLQEHLSRYPKTNLLESITKIILVELSKKDLQNPNQPGSGDLDTLIPGKKFFMSDELYKEWDLGSYEMDVNPKDL; encoded by the coding sequence ATGGCAACTTCTAAATGGACCGATGAATTACTGGACCGGATGCGTCATCAAGGCGACCCTTTGGCTGATCGTGCAGCAAAATTGTTATGGGAAAATCGAAACAGCAAAGAAATTCTTGAAGAATTAAGAATCATCAGTCGAAATCACAATGTAAATAATTTAAAAAATGTCAAGCCACTCCTAGACTATTTTCAGGAAACAGAAGATGTTAAAGTGAGCACTGAAGAAATTGAAGCTTTCCGGGTTTCAGCCAAATTATTTAATAATTATGGCTTTCGGTTTTGTGGTTTGTTATTTTTTAAAGCCCTGCCAACAGGATATATGTGTCCAAAACCGGGGCATGTATTAGAAAGTACCAAATTGTTAGTAAATTATGCTGCACGCCGCGTAATGGAAACTGCACAATTTGTATTTGCTGTCAATAATGCAAATTGGTACCAATCCGGAAATCCCGGTTTAGAGTCCATTCAACGCGTGCGTTTAATGCATGCAGGCATGCGTATGGCTCTATTAAACGATTCCAGACCTGATAAGAAATGGAATATGGAATTGGGTGTTCCGATCAACCAGGAAGATCTGTGTTTAACAAATCACCTGTTCTCATTGGCTATGATTGACGGTTTGGATCAAATGGGTGTTCATCTTACTTACGATGAACGCAATGCCATTTTTATAACTTGGCAACGCATAGGCCAAAGTATGGGTATTAGTCCTGAATTGTATTCTAACAACATGGAAGATGGAATGGACCAATTTAAAACCATCCTTAAACGTCAATCCGCTGCTGAAAACCCAGATGGTCCCATCCTGACAAAGGCATTGCTTGAAAGCATGAATGAATTGCTTAGAACCAATATTTCATTAGAACGATTAGAAGACCTAACCATTTATTTTTTAAATGATAAGAGGAGTTGGAGATCACTCGGCATGCATAAACCAACAATATTTGATCGGATTTTTGATGCCGTCGTTCATTTTTTAACCTCACTCAAAATCTGGCAATGGATTTTTAATCATAACAACAGTTCTATAAAAGGGGGATGGTTTACACGAATCATAAATTATTTTTTAGCGAAGCGTTTTAATCTTCAGGAACATTTAAGCCGATATCCAAAAACGAATTTGTTAGAATCCATCACTAAAATAATATTGGTCGAATTGTCAAAAAAGGATTTACAAAATCCCAATCAGCCAGGATCTGGAGATTTGGATACCTTAATTCCTGGTAAAAAATTTTTTATGTCAGACGAGCTTTATAAAGAATGGGATTTAGGTTCCTATGAAATGGATGTCAATCCCAAAGATCTTTAA